TAGTAACAAGATTCCCGTTGCTATGCACAACAAAAGCCTTGAGCTAAGCTAGCCGTAAAGTTTGCCCGACCATGTcaaagggagagaaaaagaaaaggtcTGATAGAGCTACACCAGATTCCTCACATGTAAAGTTAACAGCGGATTGCTCTTCCTCAAGCGCTGTTTCGGAACACGTCGGTAGTCCAGATGAGGAGCACGATGCTCCCGTGGAGTTCCCAGTATCTATTACTGTATCGCAGTCTTCAATCGACCAAGAAACAAACCATGAGCCGAAGATAAATAAAATCCCTATTCTTTCGAAGATAATTGTTCAGAGGTTGGTTTATGATCAGGTTAATTACCGGAGATTACTGGAAACATGATAAAATATTAAACTAACGTATTTTCAGGTACGAAGGCGACAAGTGTGAAGATGTGTTTCACGGAGAAGGTGTTGCTATCTGTCAAGGTGGCCATGTTTACAAGGTGCGCGTTGCAAAATAGTCAATCTGAATGTTATAGTGAGATCAAATGTACAGTATTTTACCCTATTAATTCACCAGGGAACCTTTGCGAATGGTTTAATGCATGGACGTGGAGAATACACGTGGGCTGACGGCTTGAAGTATGAGGTATGTCACTTTACAGGAACTGTCACTTTACAGTTATTTCACGACATTTCtgttgcaataaaaaaaaaaaaactcagaaaCGACCACAGACGCATTTATATGTTAATGATATCAGCTGTCGTCTTTGCTGACAGGGGGAATTTGCATCAAATATCCCTATGGGACACGGAACTTACACGTGGCTAGACGGTAGCACCTATGAGGGAGAGGTATGCTGTGGCATCCGTCATGGTGCTGGCGCTTATAAATGTACCAAAACATCCACTGTGTACAGAGGGCAGTGGCACCAAGGCAAAAGACATGGGAAGGTATGAAAATATGTCCATCAAAGACAAATTCATTGCAAATAGATATTTACCTAATGGAATACACCATTTGGTTGTAGGGTACAATATATTACAATCAAGAGGTCACCTCATGGTATGAAGGAGACTGGCTATACAACCAAAGAGAAGGTTGGGGAGTTTGCTGGTATGTGGCGATGGTCACATGTCCTACACTTCAGAGCCATAAAGCATCCACTTCTGGCACATAACCTTGCGCCACTTGACAATTACTCACTTCAAAGCGATTGATGCAGCCCTCTCTCACTCCAAAGTTATCCATCTGGAAACATATATGAAGGACAGTGGCAAAATAATATTCATCATGGACAAGGGAGGATGAAATGGATTAATCTGGGCCAGCAGTACAGTGGGCAGTGGGTTAATGGTGTCCAGGTCTGTCAGTGTGTTCATCATTTTAAATTATTGAGATGGTTGGAGAAGCTTATTTTACAATCCTGCTGTAAAATTATACCCATTATCCCTGCAGCATGGACATGGGACACACACATGGATCCTGAAACGAATTCCTGGTTCTCAGTACCCCCTTAGGAATGAGTACAAAGGAGAGTTTGTTCAAGGCATGCGTCATGGAAAGGGAACGTTCTTCTATTCAAGTGGGGCACAGTATTCTGGGGACTGGAAAGACAACAAAAAGCATGGTCAGGTAAATCACTTGGAATTTTTTGGTTCTTTgtcaagaacacacacatacacacatgcgtaTATATACTTTTTTTATGTGTCATTTTTCAGGGCACGTTCATTTTCAAGAATGGTTGCATATATGAAGGGCAGTTCCTTGATGATCGCATGGCTGAATTTCCTGTATTCTCAGTCGATGGCGCCTTAACCCCTGACTTGagtggaattaaaacacactCCCAAACTTCTGATGGGGGTAGGGCTCAGAAGTCCGTCCTTATAAATGCACAAACAGTTTTAGACAATTAATGTGAAGTTGTTTTGCTGGCATTAAGGGATGGCAGTATTTGATTGTGTGCAGGTGACTTGCCCAGCAAAGCCAAAAGGTCAAGCGGCAGCAAATCAGTGCTTGGGACTGACATGGTTTTGAACATACAGACACTATTAAACCAAATGCCTGAATCACAAAGAGACCAAGAGCTCCGACAGGTTTGTATGATGCTCTGTGGAGATTCTGCCTGGACACCAATCATACTTCTCCATTTAGACAGTTTGAGTACCATTAAGTCTTAGGAATCTTAAACCATCCTCAATAACATATAACAGGTTATTTCAGTATAATGATATCTGCTATGCATATATGTTCAGGTCGAATTTGCTGTAATGAGGCACACTACATTGCTGAGAGAGATATATAGTTTCTACAGCAGCCTTGGGCACAAccactcaccagacaacactttTGTGCTCACTCGCCTGCAATTCTGGCGTTTTCTTAAGGACTGCAACGTCCACCAGCATGGAATAACCCTAGCACAGATAGACCGCTTGACTGATGGTAATTATTAATTCTTGTCTTTTGATTTTCTTGTTATAGGGTTGGTCAGTTTGCTTTGGTAAAACTGTctaaaaataatataattattataatataacaATAAATTAATtagtttaaatttttttatttggaATGGCCATTGATGGTATTTTTCTATTAATGCAGAGGATATTTCTCCAGAGGAAGTTCATTCCCCTTTCAGTACGTTGTTACTGAGAAAATATCTTAGTTGTATAATTTTTGCAGCATACCACATttaccacaaacacactgagTAAGTAGCTTGTCTATTGGAGAACTTATTAATCCTTAAATATTGGTTTCTGGCTAAAATCTCAATTATTCTTCATGTTTCAGGTCTTCTGTCAATGTGCTTGAAGAGTGCTTCTCCAGACTCATGAGGCAGAATATCATTCCCAATGCTAAAAATATTAAAGGTCCATAATGGATAATAGATTCATATGTACATGTATTGTGTCTTATTGTGTTGAGGAAGTGGGTGGTGGCATTGCATAAAGGTGTATAAAGGAAAACATCTTCACCTTCCCTACTCTCTCCCCATTTGTTTTATTTGGTGCACAGGTTAAACTCTTCCTTCCTTCTtttcctagatttctttttaggATAGAATGGCTTAAAATGAGTCACTGAACTCATTTGAACTTTTAAGAGATTCACTAATGAAATATCTTAATTGCTTTATCTGTATACAGGGCCTCTTTTCTGCCAGCCTCTCCATGCTGCTACTGGCATGACTTATATTGACAGATGCTGGGACATATACCAGGCCTTGTGTAAAGACaactcttcttcctcctctggcCACACCATGACTGCCAGGCACTTCCTCTGGATGTTTAAGGTGGAATACCTCTGCGAATAGTACGGTTTATTTGTTATTACATCGCAGTTTTGAATTCCTCCTTGACCATTCCTTTGCATGGCCAGGATCTTGGACTCTTTGATAGTGAGCTAACCACAGCAAAAGTCCTGGAGGTTCTCTCTGCAGAGAATCCTGCAatctacaccaccactcacagCAACCTAGATTTAGAGGTTGGTTCTTCTGTTGAAGACCTTTAAATTTTAgtgaaataaatataatatgaaTTACCTGAAAGGCCAAATTGGATAGGTTGTGACTGAATCATACTGAATAATTCCATTGCAGATTAATTTTCTTGAGTTCTTTGAGGCCCTGCTGAGTTGTGCTGTGGTGAAGAGAATCCATGGAATCAGAACTGCTCAGCACAGCCAGTGTGAGCTGGGTGAGCAGGGAGGGACTGGGAGAACATTGAGAGGTGAAATGAGAGACAGTTCCCTTCCCAGCCAATGGAACTCACAGGTGTGAAAGCGAGTTCAGGAAATAGAATGTCTCCTGCAAAGCCCTACGTAACATGGAATATGAATGTTTGCCAGGCTGAATGAGTGTTTCAGGAtgtgcacatacaaacaatgcCATGTTCTCCTACAGAATGAAGCAACAGCAAAGCCTTCAGACCCCACTGTTTCATCTAGTGCTGGCAGTGACTTTGAGGTTTGTTCTGTTCTTAGGTAATgcgttttcatttcattctcatGTGCCATCATGCTCTCCTGCACTCCTAGATTGTCAAAACTAAATCGACAAGACATTCAACCCCAGATGAAGAGGAGCAAAGTCTTAAAAGTACTTTCAAATGCATTGGACTGACATTGTTTCATTAATTAAATCATTGTTCATATGATCAAAGACAGCATCTTAGATTACTGATGTGGTTATTATTATTCACTAGATCAGACCAATTCAGTCTCCAAGGTGGCTGTGTCAAATACAACTGGTGATGAGATGGAATCAAACAAAGAAGCTACAAGCTGTGTGTCGGTCATAGACACCAAGATAACCAGACAATCTTGTGTTATCAGCACAGGTACAGACATGTCATATCTTATCTACTTTATGCAACCCCTTACACCAAGTAACTTTTCAGGAGATTTC
The genomic region above belongs to Brachyhypopomus gauderio isolate BG-103 chromosome 3, BGAUD_0.2, whole genome shotgun sequence and contains:
- the rsph10b gene encoding radial spoke head 10 homolog B isoform X1: MSKGEKKKRSDRATPDSSHVKLTADCSSSSAVSEHVGSPDEEHDAPVEFPVSITVSQSSIDQETNHEPKINKIPILSKIIVQRYEGDKCEDVFHGEGVAICQGGHVYKGTFANGLMHGRGEYTWADGLKYEGEFASNIPMGHGTYTWLDGSTYEGEVCCGIRHGAGAYKCTKTSTVYRGQWHQGKRHGKGTIYYNQEVTSWYEGDWLYNQREGWGVCCYPSGNIYEGQWQNNIHHGQGRMKWINLGQQYSGQWVNGVQHGHGTHTWILKRIPGSQYPLRNEYKGEFVQGMRHGKGTFFYSSGAQYSGDWKDNKKHGQGTFIFKNGCIYEGQFLDDRMAEFPVFSVDGALTPDLSGIKTHSQTSDGGDLPSKAKRSSGSKSVLGTDMVLNIQTLLNQMPESQRDQELRQVEFAVMRHTTLLREIYSFYSSLGHNHSPDNTFVLTRLQFWRFLKDCNVHQHGITLAQIDRLTDEDISPEEVHSPFSTLLLRKYLSCIIFAAYHIYHKHTESSVNVLEECFSRLMRQNIIPNAKNIKGPLFCQPLHAATGMTYIDRCWDIYQALCKDNSSSSSGHTMTARHFLWMFKDLGLFDSELTTAKVLEVLSAENPAIYTTTHSNLDLEINFLEFFEALLSCAVVKRIHGIRTAQHSQCELGEQGGTGRTLRGEMRDSSLPSQWNSQNEATAKPSDPTVSSSAGSDFEIVKTKSTRHSTPDEEEQSLKNQTNSVSKVAVSNTTGDEMESNKEATSCVSVIDTKITRQSCVISTEAAERDLECWIHRTQQFFTQAFFPAYQHHLELKKEVQEQHRRQTANYKMALDKARQKARLRAREEEGERQRNDLPDEDLNHSSPDCVNLVTSSTSGS
- the rsph10b gene encoding radial spoke head 10 homolog B isoform X2, translating into MSKGEKKKRSDRATPDSSHVKLTADCSSSSAVSEHVGSPDEEHDAPVEFPVSITVSQSSIDQETNHEPKINKIPILSKIIVQRYEGDKCEDVFHGEGVAICQGGHVYKGTFANGLMHGRGEYTWADGLKYEGEFASNIPMGHGTYTWLDGSTYEGEVCCGIRHGAGAYKCTKTSTVYRGQWHQGKRHGKGTIYYNQEVTSWYEGDWLYNQREGWGVCCYPSGNIYEGQWQNNIHHGQGRMKWINLGQQYSGQWVNGVQHGHGTHTWILKRIPGSQYPLRNEYKGEFVQGMRHGKGTFFYSSGAQYSGDWKDNKKHGQGTFIFKNGCIYEGQFLDDRMAEFPVFSVDGALTPDLSGIKTHSQTSDGGDLPSKAKRSSGSKSVLGTDMVLNIQTLLNQMPESQRDQELRQVEFAVMRHTTLLREIYSFYSSLGHNHSPDNTFVLTRLQFWRFLKDCNVHQHGITLAQIDRLTDEDISPEEVHSPFSTLLLRKYLSCIIFAAYHIYHKHTESSVNVLEECFSRLMRQNIIPNAKNIKGPLFCQPLHAATGMTYIDRCWDIYQALCKDNSSSSSGHTMTARHFLWMFKDLGLFDSELTTAKVLEVLSAENPAIYTTTHSNLDLEINFLEFFEALLSCAVVKRIHGIRTAQHSQCELGEQGGTGRTLRGEMRDSSLPSQWNSQNEATAKPSDPTVSSSAGSDFEIRPIQSPRWLCQIQLVMRWNQTKKLQAVCRS